A genomic segment from Klebsiella africana encodes:
- the rsd gene encoding sigma D regulator — MLNQLENLTERVGGSNELVDRWLQVRKHLLVAYYNLVGLKPGKESFMRLNEKALDDFCQSLVDYLSSGHFSIYERIIGEMEGDTPLLAATRLYPQLEANTQQMMDYYDTCLENAIDHDNYLEFQQALSDIGESLEARFALEDKLIALAVAHNLSNDVHDNIAPTA; from the coding sequence ATGCTAAACCAGCTGGAAAATCTGACGGAGCGCGTTGGCGGTAGTAATGAACTGGTCGATCGCTGGCTACAAGTGCGTAAGCATCTGCTCGTGGCTTACTACAATCTGGTTGGCCTGAAACCGGGCAAAGAGTCATTTATGCGGCTAAACGAAAAGGCGCTGGATGACTTTTGCCAAAGTCTGGTGGATTACCTCTCATCCGGTCATTTTAGTATTTATGAACGCATTATTGGCGAAATGGAAGGCGATACCCCACTTTTAGCCGCCACCCGGCTTTATCCGCAGTTGGAAGCCAATACCCAGCAGATGATGGATTACTACGATACCTGCCTCGAAAACGCTATCGATCACGATAACTACCTCGAATTTCAGCAGGCGCTGTCGGATATCGGCGAGTCGCTTGAGGCGCGTTTCGCGCTGGAAGATAAACTGATCGCCCTCGCCGTCGCCCATAATCTGAGCAATGACGTGCACGATAATATTGCGCCGACCGCTTGA
- the thiC gene encoding phosphomethylpyrimidine synthase ThiC, giving the protein MSTTKLTRREQREHAQRFIDTLAGTAFPNSRRIYVHGSQADIRVPMREIQLSPTLVGGDKNNPRYETNEPIPVYDTSGPYGDPDISIDVRQGLAKLRQPWIDARNDCAPLSERSSAYTKARLADDGLDELRFGGLLTPKRAVAGKCVTQLHYARQGIVTPEMEFIAIRENMGRERIRSEILRQQHAGEGFGARLPENITPEFVRDEVAAGRAIIPANINHPESEPMIIGRNFLVKVNANIGNSAVTSSIEEEVEKLVWSTRWGADTVMDLSTGRYIHETREWILRNSPVPIGTVPIYQALEKVNGIAENLTWEAFRDTLLEQAEQGVDYFTIHAGVLLRYVPMTAKRLTGIVSRGGSIMAKWCLSHHQENFLYQHFREICEICAAYDVSLSLGDGLRPGSIQDANDEAQFAELHTLGELTKIAWEYDVQVMIEGPGHVPMQMIRRNMTEELEHCHEAPFYTLGPLTTDIAPGYDHFTSGIGAAMIGWFGCAMLCYVTPKEHLGLPNKEDVKQGLITYKIAAHAADLAKGHPGAQIRDNAMSKARFEFRWEDQFNLALDPFTARAYHDETLPQESGKVAHFCSMCGPKFCSMKITQEVRDYAAKQSIEAGMADMSNNFRARGGEIYLKQEEA; this is encoded by the coding sequence ATGTCTACTACCAAACTAACCCGTCGGGAACAACGCGAGCACGCGCAGCGATTCATTGATACGCTGGCAGGTACCGCTTTTCCCAATTCACGCCGCATCTATGTTCACGGCTCACAAGCTGATATCCGCGTCCCGATGCGTGAAATTCAGCTCAGCCCGACCCTTGTCGGCGGCGATAAAAATAATCCCCGGTACGAAACCAACGAACCGATCCCGGTATATGACACCTCCGGCCCGTATGGCGACCCGGATATTAGCATTGATGTCCGCCAGGGGCTGGCAAAGCTGCGCCAGCCGTGGATCGACGCGCGTAACGACTGCGCGCCGCTCAGCGAACGTAGCTCGGCCTATACCAAAGCGCGGCTGGCCGACGATGGCCTTGATGAACTGCGCTTCGGCGGCCTGCTGACCCCCAAACGCGCCGTCGCCGGGAAATGTGTGACGCAACTACACTATGCCCGTCAGGGGATCGTCACTCCGGAGATGGAATTCATCGCCATTCGCGAAAACATGGGGCGCGAACGTATCCGCAGCGAGATTCTGCGCCAGCAGCATGCCGGAGAAGGCTTCGGTGCCCGCCTGCCGGAAAACATTACCCCCGAGTTTGTCCGCGATGAAGTGGCCGCCGGGCGCGCCATCATCCCCGCCAACATCAACCATCCGGAGTCTGAGCCGATGATTATCGGCCGCAATTTCCTGGTGAAAGTGAATGCCAATATCGGCAACTCGGCGGTGACCTCTTCCATCGAAGAGGAGGTGGAAAAACTGGTCTGGTCAACCCGCTGGGGCGCCGACACGGTGATGGACCTCTCCACCGGCCGCTATATCCACGAAACCCGAGAGTGGATCCTGCGCAACAGCCCGGTGCCGATTGGTACCGTCCCGATTTACCAGGCGCTGGAGAAGGTCAACGGCATCGCCGAGAACCTCACCTGGGAAGCCTTCCGCGATACCCTGCTGGAACAGGCCGAGCAAGGCGTCGACTACTTCACGATTCACGCCGGCGTGCTGCTGCGCTACGTGCCGATGACGGCGAAGCGCCTGACAGGTATCGTTTCGCGCGGCGGCTCAATCATGGCTAAGTGGTGCCTGTCGCATCATCAGGAAAACTTCCTCTACCAGCACTTCCGCGAAATCTGCGAAATCTGCGCCGCTTATGACGTTTCGCTGTCGCTGGGCGATGGCCTGCGCCCCGGTTCGATTCAGGATGCCAACGACGAGGCGCAGTTCGCCGAGCTGCATACCCTCGGCGAACTGACGAAAATCGCCTGGGAATATGACGTGCAGGTGATGATTGAAGGCCCCGGCCACGTGCCAATGCAGATGATCCGCCGCAATATGACCGAAGAGCTGGAGCACTGCCACGAAGCGCCATTCTACACTTTAGGCCCGCTCACCACCGATATCGCACCGGGCTACGACCATTTCACCTCCGGTATCGGCGCGGCAATGATTGGCTGGTTTGGCTGCGCGATGCTGTGCTACGTCACGCCGAAAGAGCATCTCGGTCTGCCCAACAAAGAGGATGTCAAACAGGGGCTGATTACCTACAAAATCGCCGCCCACGCCGCCGACCTCGCGAAAGGCCACCCCGGGGCGCAGATCCGCGACAACGCGATGTCAAAAGCGCGTTTTGAATTCCGCTGGGAAGACCAGTTTAACCTCGCGCTCGACCCGTTCACCGCGCGGGCCTATCACGATGAAACCCTGCCGCAGGAGTCCGGCAAAGTCGCCCACTTCTGCTCCATGTGCGGGCCGAAATTCTGTTCGATGAAAATCACTCAGGAGGTCCGCGACTACGCCGCGAAGCAAAGTATCGAAGCCGGCATGGCCGATATGTCGAATAACTTCCGCGCCCGCGGCGGCGAAATCTACCTGAAACAGGAGGAAGCCTGA
- the thiE gene encoding thiamine phosphate synthase, with translation MYQPDFPPVPFRLGLYPVVDSVAWIERLLEAGIRTLQLRIKDRRDSEVEDDVIAAIALGRRYHARLFINDYWQLAIKHQAYGVHLGQEDLETTDLSAIRQAGLRLGVSTHDDMEIDVALAARPSYIALGHVFPTQTKQMPSAPQGLEQLARHIQRLADYPTVAIGGISLEKAPEVLATGVGSIAVVSAITQAADWRAATDQLLALAGAGDE, from the coding sequence ATGTATCAACCTGATTTTCCACCCGTCCCGTTTCGTCTCGGACTCTACCCGGTGGTGGACAGCGTGGCGTGGATTGAACGCCTGCTTGAAGCTGGGATACGTACCCTTCAGTTGCGGATCAAGGACCGGCGCGACAGCGAAGTGGAGGATGACGTCATCGCCGCCATCGCCCTTGGTCGCCGCTATCACGCCCGACTGTTCATTAACGATTACTGGCAGCTGGCGATTAAGCACCAGGCCTACGGCGTCCATCTCGGACAAGAGGATCTGGAAACCACCGATCTGAGCGCCATCCGCCAGGCCGGGCTGCGCCTTGGCGTCTCTACTCACGATGATATGGAAATTGATGTCGCCCTTGCGGCGCGTCCCTCTTACATCGCGCTGGGTCACGTCTTCCCGACGCAAACCAAACAGATGCCTTCCGCGCCGCAGGGCCTCGAGCAGCTTGCCAGACATATTCAACGCCTGGCGGATTACCCCACCGTGGCGATCGGCGGAATTAGCCTGGAAAAGGCGCCGGAGGTACTGGCGACCGGCGTCGGCAGCATCGCGGTGGTCAGCGCCATCACCCAGGCGGCGGACTGGCGGGCAGCGACCGACCAGCTGCTGGCGCTGGCGGGAGCGGGCGATGAATGA
- a CDS encoding HesA/MoeB/ThiF family protein — MNDHDFMRYSRQLLLEDIAIEGQQKLLASRVLIIGLGGLGSPAALYLAGAGVGTLILADDDAVHLSNLQRQILFTSEDIDQPKAAAAQTRLSQLNPRINLVALPQRLSGEALRAEVAKADVVLDCTDNMVTRQAINAACVALDTPLVTASAVGFGGQLMVLTPPWTQGCYRCLWPESDEPQRNCRTAGIVGPVVGIMGTLQALEAIKLLSGMATPRNTLRLFDARTSNWRNLALQKAQSCPVCGGHDANLV, encoded by the coding sequence ATGAATGATCATGACTTCATGCGCTATAGCCGCCAGCTGCTGCTGGAGGATATTGCCATCGAGGGGCAGCAGAAGCTGTTAGCCAGTCGGGTGCTGATCATCGGCCTTGGCGGGCTGGGCTCCCCGGCGGCGCTCTATCTGGCCGGAGCGGGCGTCGGGACGCTGATCCTGGCCGATGACGACGCGGTGCATCTCAGCAACCTGCAGCGGCAGATCCTGTTCACCAGCGAGGATATCGACCAGCCAAAAGCCGCGGCGGCTCAGACCCGGCTCAGTCAGCTAAACCCGCGGATCAACCTCGTTGCGCTGCCGCAGCGTCTAAGCGGCGAGGCGCTGCGCGCTGAGGTGGCGAAGGCGGACGTGGTGCTGGACTGCACCGATAATATGGTCACCCGCCAGGCGATCAATGCCGCCTGCGTGGCCCTCGATACCCCATTAGTGACCGCCAGCGCCGTCGGCTTCGGCGGTCAGCTGATGGTGCTCACCCCACCCTGGACGCAGGGCTGCTATCGCTGCCTGTGGCCGGAAAGCGACGAACCGCAGCGCAACTGCCGCACCGCGGGGATCGTCGGCCCGGTGGTCGGCATAATGGGGACGCTGCAGGCGCTGGAGGCCATAAAGCTCCTTAGCGGCATGGCGACGCCGCGCAACACCCTGCGGCTGTTTGACGCCCGCACCAGCAACTGGCGCAACCTTGCGCTGCAAAAGGCTCAGAGCTGCCCGGTATGCGGAGGCCATGATGCAAATCTGGTTTAA
- the thiS gene encoding sulfur carrier protein ThiS, whose translation MQIWFNDEPLECADNLSVSALLSQLEQRQPGVALALNQHILPRDRWEDHLLQEGDRILLFQVIAGG comes from the coding sequence ATGCAAATCTGGTTTAACGACGAGCCGCTGGAGTGCGCGGACAATCTCAGCGTCAGCGCCCTACTCAGCCAACTGGAACAGCGCCAGCCGGGCGTTGCGCTGGCGCTCAATCAACACATCCTGCCGCGCGACCGGTGGGAAGATCATCTCTTGCAGGAAGGCGATCGGATCCTGCTTTTTCAGGTTATCGCTGGAGGCTGA
- the thiG gene encoding thiazole synthase — translation MLRIADKTFESHLFTGTGKFAAPEVMVEAIRASGSQLVTLAMKRVDLRQHNDAILAPLLAAGVNLLPNTSGAKTAEEAVFAARLAREALGTHWLKLEIHPDARWLLPDPIETLKAAELLVREGFIVLPYCGADPVLCKRLEEVGCAAVMPLGAPIGSNQGLETKAMLEIIIEQATVPVVVDAGIGVPSHAAQALEMGADAVLVNTAIAVADDPVAMARAFRMAVDAGLLARQAGPGTRSTQAQATSPLTGFLEALA, via the coding sequence ATGTTACGTATTGCAGACAAAACGTTTGAATCCCATCTTTTTACCGGTACCGGCAAATTCGCCGCCCCGGAGGTGATGGTCGAGGCGATTCGCGCCTCTGGCAGCCAGCTGGTCACCCTGGCAATGAAGCGCGTCGATTTACGTCAGCACAATGACGCGATTCTCGCCCCGCTGCTGGCGGCGGGGGTTAACCTGCTGCCGAATACCTCAGGCGCCAAGACGGCGGAAGAGGCGGTGTTTGCCGCCCGCCTGGCGCGGGAAGCTTTGGGTACCCACTGGCTGAAGCTGGAGATCCACCCGGACGCCCGCTGGCTGCTGCCCGACCCGATTGAAACCCTGAAAGCGGCGGAGCTACTGGTCCGCGAAGGGTTCATCGTCCTGCCCTACTGCGGCGCCGATCCGGTGCTGTGTAAACGGCTGGAAGAGGTGGGTTGTGCGGCGGTGATGCCGCTGGGCGCGCCGATCGGCTCCAATCAGGGACTGGAAACTAAAGCCATGCTGGAGATTATTATCGAACAGGCGACGGTCCCGGTGGTGGTCGACGCCGGGATCGGCGTGCCGAGCCATGCAGCGCAAGCACTGGAGATGGGCGCGGATGCGGTGCTGGTCAATACCGCCATTGCCGTCGCCGACGACCCCGTGGCTATGGCCCGCGCCTTTCGTATGGCAGTCGATGCCGGTTTACTGGCACGTCAGGCCGGACCGGGGACACGCAGTACGCAGGCGCAGGCCACCAGCCCGCTGACCGGATTCCTGGAGGCGCTGGCATGA
- the thiH gene encoding 2-iminoacetate synthase ThiH, translating to MKTFSDRWRQLEWDDIRLRINSKTAADVERALAAKQLTRDDMMALLSPAAADYLEPLAQRAQRLTRQRFGNTVSFYVPLYLSNLCANDCTYCGFSMSNRIKRKTLDAAEIARECAAIRSLGFEHLLLVTGEHQGKVGMDYFRQHLPAIRSQFASLHMEVQPLATEEYAELKTLGLDGVMVYQETYHESMYAQHHLKGKKQDFFWRLDTPDRLGAAGIDKIGLGALIGLSDSWRVDCFMVAEHLLWLQQRYWRSRYSVSFPRLRPCAGGIEPASLMDERQLVQTICAFRLLAPEVELSLSTRESPWFRDRVIPLAINNVSAFSKTQPGGYADDHPELEQFAPHDDRRPEEVASALAARGLQPVWKDWDSWLGRASQTS from the coding sequence ATGAAAACCTTCAGCGATCGCTGGCGGCAGCTGGAGTGGGACGACATCCGCCTGCGCATCAACAGCAAAACTGCCGCCGATGTCGAACGGGCGCTGGCGGCCAAACAGCTCACCCGCGACGACATGATGGCCCTGCTTTCGCCGGCGGCGGCCGATTATCTTGAACCGCTGGCCCAGCGCGCGCAGCGCCTCACCCGCCAGCGCTTCGGCAATACCGTCAGCTTCTACGTGCCGCTGTATCTCTCCAACCTGTGTGCCAATGATTGCACCTACTGCGGCTTCTCGATGAGCAACCGCATCAAGCGCAAGACGCTGGATGCCGCCGAGATTGCCCGCGAGTGCGCCGCGATCCGCAGCCTGGGCTTTGAGCATCTGCTACTGGTCACCGGCGAGCATCAGGGCAAGGTAGGAATGGATTATTTCCGCCAGCATCTGCCAGCTATCCGTAGCCAGTTTGCCTCGCTGCATATGGAGGTACAGCCGCTGGCGACCGAAGAGTATGCGGAGCTGAAAACCCTGGGGCTCGACGGGGTGATGGTCTATCAGGAGACCTATCATGAAAGTATGTACGCCCAGCACCATCTGAAAGGGAAAAAGCAGGATTTCTTCTGGCGGCTGGATACGCCGGATCGCTTAGGCGCGGCGGGGATCGATAAGATCGGTCTTGGCGCGCTCATCGGCCTTTCCGACAGCTGGCGGGTGGACTGCTTTATGGTCGCTGAGCACCTGCTGTGGCTGCAGCAGCGCTACTGGCGTAGCCGCTATTCGGTCTCCTTCCCGCGCCTGCGTCCCTGCGCTGGCGGCATTGAACCGGCCTCGCTAATGGATGAGCGCCAGCTGGTGCAGACCATCTGCGCCTTCCGCCTGCTGGCGCCGGAGGTTGAGCTGTCGTTATCGACCCGCGAATCACCCTGGTTCCGCGACCGGGTGATCCCGCTGGCGATCAATAACGTCAGCGCCTTCTCTAAAACCCAGCCCGGCGGCTACGCCGACGATCATCCGGAGCTCGAGCAATTTGCCCCGCACGACGATCGCCGCCCTGAAGAGGTCGCCAGCGCGCTGGCCGCTCGCGGCCTGCAGCCGGTATGGAAAGATTGGGATAGCTGGCTGGGACGCGCTTCGCAAACCTCATGA